The Helicobacter mustelae genome has a segment encoding these proteins:
- the mfd gene encoding transcription-repair coupling factor produces the protein MMQANLYAHLTKKQPPQILVVEDDKEAQSAFHLAEYCYEKGILTKKPLVLPDFRAKKGEDLRSFQEEFLDLLVGLREFYAQDCFLIAPLSSVLYPLPKKELLEPFVISKEEPLDVRDLKEKLVHFGYEVVEIVEMDGEVSFRGDILDIAIPQDKSYRLSFFDIECESIREFDVQSQKSKTLELESLSIPPAVFHLSKEQYERMIEEIAGLDTDSFYKDIFSLGFWCLGDLGWEPLRQMHTILSPNAKNSLTEVFDFVSDSPYGKEFFLQLPSLQEQKDYADIRIEAKNLEYFLDLNADKPITILVPTQMLKEQFEARQIHAEISSLVVNISTPDCFIISLNQIQKSRKKQKPRIAINELNVGEYVVHIQYGIGVFGGIEQAKILGAVRDFIRIDYQGGDSLLLPVENLNLIDRYVAGSSGVPMMDRLGKGSFAKLKEKIKKKLFEIADSIISLAARRKLIEGKKIDTTLPEILFFKEQAGFVLTEDQERCIQEIFADMSSGQVMDRLLSGDVGFGKTEVAMNAIYAACQNGFQALMIVPTTLLALQHYHTLKERLKGLRVARLDRFVSARSKKGILQGLLEGKIDVVVGTHSLLGVGFKNLGLIVIDEEHKFGVKQKEAIKSLSKDVHLLSMSATPIPRTLNMALSQIKGMSSLLTPPSERQSTKTFVKEKSASLIKEVILRELRRNGQVFYIHNNIANIPMIERELKALLPQLEIALLHSQIDSKTTEEILLSFAEKKTHLLLCTSIVESGIHLPNANTIIVDGADHFGLADLHQLRGRVGRGDREGFCYYLIDDRESITQEATKRLLALEKNSFLGSGAMIAYQDLEIRGGGNLLGEAQSGHIKNIGYNLYLKMLEDAIYQLSSNKEQIEERDVELKLQVSAYLDSHLISSDTLRLELYRRLSLCKDKECVYAIEGEIADRFGELDFYTKQFLKLILIKILARGLGITQISNFKKSITLFFGDGNKKFLQADEEEQILDEILKFLHKSRA, from the coding sequence ATAATGCAAGCAAATCTCTATGCACATCTCACAAAAAAGCAACCCCCTCAGATTCTTGTTGTAGAAGATGATAAAGAAGCCCAAAGCGCATTCCATCTTGCAGAGTATTGCTATGAAAAAGGAATTTTGACAAAAAAACCTCTAGTGCTGCCAGATTTTCGTGCCAAAAAGGGGGAGGATCTAAGGAGTTTTCAAGAGGAATTTTTGGACTTATTGGTAGGCTTGCGCGAATTTTATGCACAAGATTGCTTTTTGATTGCTCCTCTTTCTAGCGTGCTCTACCCCCTTCCCAAAAAGGAATTGTTAGAGCCCTTTGTGATCTCCAAAGAAGAGCCCTTGGATGTGCGCGATCTCAAAGAAAAATTGGTTCATTTTGGCTATGAGGTCGTGGAGATTGTCGAGATGGATGGGGAGGTGAGTTTTCGCGGGGATATTCTTGATATTGCCATCCCGCAAGACAAGAGCTATCGCTTGAGTTTTTTTGACATAGAATGTGAGAGCATCAGGGAATTTGATGTGCAAAGCCAAAAAAGCAAAACCCTAGAGCTAGAGAGTCTTAGCATTCCTCCAGCGGTGTTTCATCTCTCCAAAGAGCAATATGAAAGGATGATAGAAGAAATTGCAGGTCTTGATACAGATAGTTTTTATAAAGATATTTTTTCTCTAGGATTTTGGTGTTTGGGGGATCTTGGATGGGAGCCATTGAGGCAGATGCATACAATTTTAAGCCCCAATGCAAAAAACTCCCTCACAGAGGTTTTTGATTTTGTGAGCGATAGTCCCTATGGCAAGGAATTTTTCTTGCAATTGCCAAGCTTGCAGGAGCAAAAAGATTATGCAGACATTCGCATAGAAGCCAAGAATTTGGAGTATTTTTTGGATTTGAATGCAGACAAACCCATCACGATTCTTGTGCCAACACAGATGTTAAAAGAGCAATTTGAAGCAAGGCAAATCCATGCAGAAATCTCTAGTCTTGTGGTAAATATTTCCACACCTGATTGTTTTATCATTTCCCTTAATCAAATCCAAAAAAGCAGAAAAAAACAAAAGCCACGCATTGCCATCAATGAACTAAATGTAGGGGAATATGTGGTGCATATTCAATATGGTATCGGGGTGTTTGGTGGGATAGAGCAGGCAAAGATCTTGGGGGCAGTTAGGGATTTTATTCGCATTGATTACCAGGGAGGGGATTCTTTGCTTTTGCCAGTGGAAAATCTCAATCTCATCGATCGTTATGTAGCTGGATCTAGTGGTGTGCCCATGATGGATAGGCTTGGCAAGGGCAGCTTTGCAAAACTTAAAGAAAAAATCAAAAAAAAGCTCTTTGAAATTGCAGATTCTATCATCTCTTTGGCAGCGCGTCGTAAGCTTATTGAAGGCAAAAAAATTGACACCACTCTGCCTGAGATTTTGTTTTTTAAAGAACAAGCAGGCTTTGTTCTTACAGAGGATCAAGAGAGGTGTATCCAAGAGATTTTTGCAGACATGTCAAGTGGTCAGGTGATGGATAGGCTATTAAGCGGAGATGTTGGGTTTGGCAAAACAGAGGTGGCGATGAATGCCATTTATGCAGCGTGTCAAAATGGCTTTCAGGCTTTAATGATTGTTCCTACTACCTTATTGGCTCTGCAGCATTATCACACCTTGAAAGAACGCCTCAAGGGTCTTAGAGTCGCGAGGCTGGATCGATTTGTGAGCGCAAGGTCAAAAAAGGGCATATTACAGGGGTTGTTAGAGGGGAAGATTGATGTGGTGGTAGGGACGCATAGCCTGCTTGGAGTTGGCTTTAAGAATCTAGGACTTATTGTAATTGATGAAGAGCATAAATTTGGCGTGAAACAAAAAGAGGCGATAAAATCTTTGAGCAAAGATGTGCATTTGCTAAGCATGTCTGCTACCCCCATTCCGCGTACATTAAATATGGCACTTTCGCAAATCAAGGGAATGAGTTCTTTGCTCACTCCTCCAAGTGAGCGCCAAAGCACCAAAACTTTTGTCAAGGAAAAAAGCGCCTCTTTGATTAAAGAGGTGATTTTGCGGGAATTGCGCCGCAATGGACAGGTTTTTTATATCCATAACAATATTGCAAATATCCCCATGATTGAGCGCGAACTCAAGGCATTACTGCCTCAGCTAGAAATTGCCCTCCTGCATTCTCAGATTGATTCTAAGACTACAGAGGAAATTCTGCTTTCTTTTGCGGAGAAAAAAACCCATCTTTTGCTTTGTACTTCCATCGTGGAATCTGGCATCCATCTTCCCAATGCCAATACTATTATTGTTGATGGTGCAGATCATTTTGGGTTGGCAGACTTGCACCAATTACGCGGAAGAGTGGGAAGAGGAGATAGAGAGGGGTTTTGCTACTATCTTATTGATGATAGGGAATCTATCACGCAAGAAGCCACCAAGCGCCTTTTAGCACTGGAGAAAAATTCTTTTTTGGGTAGTGGTGCGATGATTGCTTATCAGGATTTAGAGATTAGAGGCGGGGGAAATTTGCTAGGAGAGGCCCAAAGTGGGCATATCAAAAACATCGGTTATAATCTCTATCTCAAGATGTTAGAGGATGCGATTTATCAATTAAGCAGCAACAAGGAGCAGATAGAAGAGAGGGATGTGGAGCTCAAACTCCAAGTCTCTGCCTATCTTGATTCTCATCTCATTTCTAGTGATACCCTGCGCCTAGAGCTTTATCGGCGCCTATCTCTTTGCAAGGACAAGGAATGTGTCTATGCCATTGAAGGGGAGATTGCCGATCGCTTTGGTGAACTTGATTTTTATACAAAGCAATTTTTGAAGCTGATTTTGATTAAGATCCTAGCAAGGGGGCTTGGGATTACACAAATCTCTAATTTCAAAAAAAGCATTACGCTTTTTTTTGGTGATGGGAATAAGAAATTTTTGCAGGCAGATGAGGAGGAGCAGATTTTAGATGAGATTTTAAAATTTTTGCATAAATCCCGGGCCTAG
- a CDS encoding bactofilin family protein produces the protein MAIFTSANQQSNAPIKAGAATIIAQGTKVKGEIEISCHLHIDGEFEGNIHSKNTVMIGKSGHVHGNIVSQKLIVSGKFEGIAESEVVEILPMGKIEGKVITPEFVIERKGIFIGESKITLKENEKQGK, from the coding sequence ATGGCAATCTTTACTAGCGCTAATCAGCAATCTAATGCTCCTATCAAGGCAGGAGCTGCAACCATTATCGCACAGGGGACAAAAGTAAAGGGCGAGATTGAGATTTCTTGTCATTTGCATATTGATGGAGAATTTGAGGGAAATATCCATTCCAAAAACACTGTGATGATTGGCAAAAGCGGGCATGTTCATGGGAATATTGTCTCACAAAAACTCATTGTGAGTGGAAAATTTGAAGGTATAGCAGAGAGTGAGGTGGTGGAAATCTTACCCATGGGCAAGATTGAGGGAAAGGTAATTACTCCGGAATTTGTCATTGAGCGCAAGGGCATTTTCATTGGTGAGAGCAAGATCACCTTGAAGGAAAATGAGAAGCAAGGAAAATAA
- a CDS encoding M23 family metallopeptidase, protein MNHRRLVLMITDHRGSYCMNVSMLFKQIALYAVLVLLALMVFSIVAISVARTEIKDIDEKKAILHQEFKKTMKINASLNHQIHQRLEEMNIAGDRIDDLEDIIGVSKPEDAVIQGSFLDRIDVANITGTQKAFIMKFIPNGFPLDQYVRISASFGSRIHPIFHILHHHSGMDFSTKTNTPIYATADGVVEFGALGWNGGYGNLVRIAHSFGFKTYYAHLNSILVHKYQFVKKGQIIAYSGNTGASTGSHLHYEVRFLNTPINPYNFAKWNMKNFDFIFEKERIVAWQSLLALISNLMLLSRQELQPLSHRGQK, encoded by the coding sequence ATGAATCATAGAAGATTGGTATTGATGATCACAGATCACAGGGGAAGTTATTGCATGAATGTCAGCATGCTTTTTAAGCAAATTGCCCTATATGCAGTGCTTGTGCTTTTGGCGTTGATGGTCTTTAGTATCGTTGCAATCAGTGTGGCGCGTACAGAGATTAAAGACATTGATGAAAAAAAAGCAATCCTGCATCAAGAATTCAAAAAAACCATGAAGATTAATGCCTCTCTTAATCACCAAATCCATCAGCGTTTGGAGGAGATGAATATTGCTGGAGATAGAATTGATGATTTAGAGGACATTATTGGGGTTTCAAAACCCGAGGATGCTGTAATACAGGGGAGTTTTTTGGATCGAATTGATGTGGCAAATATCACAGGCACACAAAAGGCCTTTATTATGAAATTCATCCCCAATGGTTTCCCCTTAGATCAGTATGTGAGAATTTCTGCGAGTTTTGGTTCGCGCATCCATCCCATTTTTCATATTTTGCATCATCATTCTGGCATGGATTTTAGCACAAAGACTAATACCCCAATTTATGCCACAGCTGATGGTGTCGTAGAATTTGGGGCATTGGGATGGAATGGCGGGTATGGGAATTTGGTAAGAATCGCGCATTCTTTTGGGTTCAAAACTTATTATGCGCATCTCAATTCCATTTTGGTGCATAAATACCAGTTTGTCAAAAAGGGTCAGATTATTGCTTATAGCGGCAATACAGGAGCATCCACAGGGTCGCATCTGCATTATGAAGTGCGATTTTTAAACACTCCAATAAATCCCTATAATTTTGCGAAATGGAATATGAAAAACTTTGATTTTATCTTTGAAAAGGAAAGGATCGTAGCATGGCAATCTTTACTAGCGCTAATCAGCAATCTAATGCTCCTATCAAGGCAGGAGCTGCAACCATTATCGCACAGGGGACAAAAGTAA
- a CDS encoding M23 family metallopeptidase, whose protein sequence is MQNKLVITIVDERGSRQFQVHKHIKKIIFFGVLGLLASLIGAFFSLRFLMKSIENVAMEQNIAISEYLYIYQQNENLKDQIQKKTNELDVIHQKIGDLETIIDTQKNNQKPHHQFDDIDLENLSPSQKQMILNLVPNGDPIIEYEDRQRAFSPEGKRAKKQKQPLGISYTLALKTPIYATSDGVVESIRTGYKKGFGNYVRLNHSFGFSSLYAHLENVVLKRGQFVKKGTLIGYAPMSTKEQNPALYYEVSFVGKALDSELYTQWSEKNFNEVLLQDKNIDWKSLVWVIKDILRLQDHQNHHGEKSL, encoded by the coding sequence ATGCAAAATAAACTTGTCATTACCATCGTGGATGAAAGGGGATCTAGGCAGTTTCAAGTCCATAAACACATCAAAAAAATCATTTTTTTTGGCGTGTTAGGACTTTTGGCTTCCCTCATTGGAGCGTTTTTTTCCCTGCGCTTTTTGATGAAGAGCATTGAAAATGTTGCAATGGAGCAAAATATCGCGATTTCTGAATATCTCTACATCTATCAGCAAAATGAAAATCTCAAAGACCAGATTCAGAAAAAAACCAATGAGCTTGATGTCATCCATCAAAAAATTGGAGATTTAGAAACCATCATTGATACACAAAAAAATAATCAAAAGCCCCATCATCAATTTGATGACATCGATCTAGAAAATCTAAGCCCCTCCCAAAAGCAGATGATTTTGAATCTGGTTCCAAATGGCGATCCCATTATTGAGTATGAAGACAGGCAGAGGGCCTTTTCTCCTGAGGGCAAAAGAGCCAAAAAACAAAAGCAGCCCCTAGGTATTTCCTATACGCTTGCTTTGAAAACCCCAATTTATGCCACATCAGATGGCGTGGTGGAAAGCATTCGTACGGGCTATAAAAAGGGATTTGGCAATTATGTGAGACTCAATCATTCCTTTGGTTTTAGTTCCTTGTATGCGCATTTGGAGAATGTGGTATTAAAGCGTGGGCAATTTGTCAAAAAGGGTACTTTGATTGGATATGCACCCATGAGTACCAAGGAGCAAAATCCTGCATTGTATTATGAAGTATCCTTTGTAGGAAAGGCCCTAGATAGCGAGCTTTATACACAGTGGAGCGAAAAAAATTTTAATGAAGTTTTGCTTCAGGATAAAAATATTGATTGGAAAAGCTTGGTGTGGGTGATTAAGGATATTTTGAGACTTCAAGACCATCAAAATCATCATGGTGAAAAAAGTCTATGA